A region of Thermothielavioides terrestris NRRL 8126 chromosome 6, complete sequence DNA encodes the following proteins:
- a CDS encoding glycoside hydrolase family 30 protein (CAZy_ID 269866), translated as LVTLVVGQTAVTVSVGTKYQRIDGFGFSQAFGRAAEFQNASSDLQKQALDYLFSTDTGAGFSIIRNRIGSGGQGDSIEPKSPGSPTATPSYVWDDDDRGQVWFTKQAMSYGVSTIYADAWSAPGFMKTSGSESSPGYLCGTPGHKCSSGDWRQAYADFLVKYVQLYAAAGMPITHLGFLNEPDFSPSYSQMQISSNAAEAIDFIPILYKTVQAAGLSTNLTCCDAMGWGTTTNNYVPALVRSGVTSYLAVITSHSYSADATSAITSTPLPKWNTEGGPNTQFTTTWYGSGAANEGFTWANKLAVAMVRAELSAYLFWEGFEIRQTQSAMHLVDTLDGRSATPSGIFWAFAMWSRHIRPGAYRVAATGSPSGVITGAFVNADGSVVVVFTNSGSAAQSAALAFSSGFTPANASAWVTSNSAKFASTPATLSGGKVTVSIPGRAVVTVKL; from the exons CTCGTCACGCTGGTGGTCGGCCAGACGGCCGTGACAGTATCGGTCGGGACCAAGTACCAGCGGATcgacggcttcggcttctCGCAGGCGTTCGGGCGTGCAGCCGAGTTCCAGAACGCGTCGTCCGATCTCCAAAAGCAGGCGCTCGACTATCTCTTCAGCACCgacaccggcgccggcttcagCATCATCCGCAACCGCATCGGCTCGGGCGGCCAAGGCGACAGCATCGAGCCGAAAAGCCCCGGCTCCCCGACGGCCACCCCATCATACGTCTGGGATGATGATGACCGTGGCCAGGTGTGGTTCACCAAGCAGGCCATGAGCTACGGGGTGAGCACTATCTACGCCGATGCGTGGAGCGCCCCGGGCTTTATGAAGACGAGTGGCTCGGAAAGCTCTCCCGG CTACCTCTGCGGCACGCCTGGCCACAAGTGCTCATCGGGCGACTGGAGGCAGGCCTATGCCGACTTCCTGGTCAAATACGTGCAGCTTTACGCTGCCGCAGGCATGCCCATCACTCACCTAGGCTTCCTCAACGAGCCCGATTTCAGCCCGAGCTACTCGCAGATGCAGATCAGCAGCAACGCTGCCGAGGCCATCGATTTTATCCCCATCCTGTACAAGACCGTCCAAGCAGCTGGCCTGAGCACTAAC CTCACCTGCTGCGACGCGATGGGCTGGGGCACGACCACCAACAACTACGTCCCGGCGCTCGTCCGGTCCGGCGTGACCTCGTACCTCGCCGTCATCACCTCGCACTCGTACTCCGCCGACGCCACCAGCGCCATCacctcgacgccgctgcCCAAGTGGAACACGGAGGGCGGGCCGAACACGCAGTTCACCACGACGTGgtacggcagcggcgcggcaaACGAGGGCTTCACCTGGGCCAACAAGCTGGCGGTGGCCATGGTGCGCGCCGAGCTGTCGGCCTACCTCTTCTGGGAGGGGTTCGAGATCCGGCAGACGCAGTCGGCGATGCACCTGGTGGACACGCTGGACGGCCGCAGCGCGACGCCGTCGGGCATCTTCTGGGCGTTCGCCATGTGGTCGCGGCACATCCGGCCGGGGGCGTACcgggtggcggcgacgggctcgCCGAGCGGCGTGATCACGGGCGCCTTCGTCAACGCCGACGGctccgtcgtcgtcgtcttcacCAActccggctcggccgcccagtccgccgccctcgccttctcctccggCTTCACGCCCGCCAACGCGTCCGCATGGGTCACCAGCAACAGCGCCAAGTTCGCGTCGACCCCCGCCACCCTGTCCGGCGGCAAGGTCACCGTCTCGATCCCCGGCAGGGCCGTCGTCACGGTCAAGCTG